The Xanthocytophaga agilis genome window below encodes:
- the ilvD gene encoding dihydroxy-acid dehydratase, with protein MNEPLNKYSRTLTQEVTNPAAQAMLYGIGLTETDMSKAQIGIASTGYEGNPCNMHLNGLSVYVKKGIQENGMVGLIFNTIGVSDGMTNGNDGMSYSLPSRDIIADSIETVVSAQWYDGVIAVVGCDKNMPGAMMAMGRLNRPAIMVYGGTIRSGNYNGKKLDIVSAFEALGRKFANNISDEEYKGVIQNSIPGQGACGGMYTANTMASSLEAMGMSLPNSSTYPATHEGKLQECVHIGAAMKNLLEKQILPRDIMTRKAFENALTVVMATGGSTNAVLHYLAIAHAVGITFTLQDVQAISDRTPYLADLKPSGKYFMEDVLSIGGVPAIMKYLYQQGLLHGDCITVTGKTVAENLADVPDLDFETQSIIRPISNPIKKSGHIQILFGNLAPEGAVAKITGKEGEFFEGIAKVCENEEALIEFASKGEIKPGHVVVIRNEGPKGGPGMPEMLKPTSAIMGAGLGDKVAMITDGRFSGGTHGFVVGHVTPEAQEGGPIALIKDGDTIRIDAINNTIDVLISDEEMASRRAAWVQPAYKATQGILKKYIKSVSSASQGCVTDL; from the coding sequence ATGAACGAGCCACTGAATAAATATTCGCGCACATTAACACAAGAAGTGACAAATCCTGCTGCTCAGGCTATGTTGTATGGTATCGGTTTAACAGAAACTGATATGAGTAAAGCTCAAATTGGTATTGCCAGCACAGGATATGAAGGTAATCCATGTAATATGCACCTGAATGGGCTATCTGTATATGTAAAGAAAGGCATTCAGGAAAATGGAATGGTAGGATTGATATTCAATACTATTGGTGTTTCAGATGGTATGACCAATGGAAATGATGGTATGTCCTATTCATTGCCTAGCCGGGATATTATTGCTGATTCAATTGAAACAGTTGTAAGTGCTCAGTGGTATGATGGAGTTATTGCTGTAGTAGGTTGTGATAAAAATATGCCAGGTGCTATGATGGCTATGGGGAGGTTGAATCGTCCGGCAATTATGGTATATGGTGGAACTATCCGTTCTGGTAATTACAATGGAAAGAAGCTGGATATTGTTTCTGCCTTTGAAGCACTGGGTCGCAAGTTTGCTAATAATATATCCGACGAAGAGTATAAAGGTGTTATTCAGAACTCTATTCCTGGACAAGGAGCGTGTGGAGGGATGTACACTGCCAATACAATGGCTTCCAGTCTGGAAGCTATGGGTATGAGTTTACCTAATAGCTCTACCTATCCGGCTACACACGAAGGCAAGCTGCAGGAATGTGTACACATTGGGGCTGCTATGAAAAATCTCCTTGAAAAACAGATCCTGCCAAGAGATATTATGACACGTAAAGCGTTTGAGAATGCTTTGACTGTAGTAATGGCTACAGGTGGATCTACCAATGCTGTGTTGCACTATCTGGCTATTGCACATGCCGTAGGAATTACCTTTACTCTGCAGGATGTACAGGCTATCAGTGATCGTACACCGTATCTGGCAGATCTGAAACCTAGTGGAAAGTACTTTATGGAAGATGTATTATCTATTGGGGGTGTACCTGCTATCATGAAATATTTGTATCAGCAAGGATTGCTTCATGGAGACTGTATAACTGTAACAGGAAAAACGGTTGCTGAGAATCTGGCAGACGTACCTGACCTGGATTTTGAAACGCAATCTATTATTCGTCCCATTTCTAATCCGATCAAGAAAAGCGGACATATTCAGATATTGTTTGGTAACCTGGCTCCGGAAGGTGCAGTGGCAAAGATTACAGGTAAAGAAGGGGAGTTTTTTGAAGGTATAGCGAAAGTATGTGAAAACGAGGAAGCATTGATTGAGTTTGCTTCTAAAGGTGAAATTAAACCTGGACATGTAGTTGTAATTCGCAATGAAGGACCAAAAGGAGGACCTGGTATGCCTGAAATGCTAAAACCTACTTCTGCTATTATGGGTGCTGGATTAGGAGATAAAGTTGCTATGATCACAGATGGACGTTTCTCCGGAGGTACACATGGTTTTGTGGTAGGACATGTTACACCTGAAGCACAGGAAGGTGGCCCTATTGCATTAATTAAAGATGGAGATACTATACGTATTGATGCAATAAATAATACAATTGACGTTCTTATTTCAGATGAAGAAATGGCATCCCGTAGAGCTGCATGGGTACAACCTGCTTATAAAGCCACTCAGGGTATCCTGAAAAAATACATTAAAAGTGTATCTTCTGCATCACAGGGATGTGTGACAGATTTATAA
- a CDS encoding nuclear transport factor 2 family protein: MLTKEIATEFAHDWVDSWNKHDLDRVLDHYTDDFEMTTPLIVSLMNEPSGTLSGKDRVRNYWEKGLEKYPDLHFQIIDVLSSVSSVTIYYTSVLNKKAVEFFLFNEQGKVYKAIAHYD, translated from the coding sequence ATGCTTACAAAAGAAATCGCAACTGAATTCGCCCATGATTGGGTAGATTCCTGGAACAAACACGATCTGGATCGGGTGTTAGATCATTACACAGATGACTTTGAAATGACTACACCTTTGATTGTGAGTCTGATGAACGAACCTTCTGGTACTTTAAGTGGAAAGGATCGAGTCAGAAACTATTGGGAAAAAGGATTAGAGAAGTATCCGGATCTGCATTTTCAGATTATTGATGTTCTCAGCAGCGTTTCTTCTGTAACCATTTATTATACGTCAGTACTGAATAAAAAAGCAGTGGAATTTTTTCTGTTTAATGAACAGGGAAAAGTGTACAAAGCAATTGCTCACTATGACTAG